In the Pseudochaenichthys georgianus chromosome 1, fPseGeo1.2, whole genome shotgun sequence genome, one interval contains:
- the LOC117452962 gene encoding transcription factor atf-2-like, with product MTGQTVGSVAQELSAPSPLAVKGPESRPRGRAASFTDEAVSILTSRGGQLAQTLLGHTFPFNHKESLAKTEAKEGSSCDEDIANVARRKREFIPDDRKDDGYWDKRKKNNEAAKRSREKRQTNDMVLERRVLGLLEENAHLRAEVLALKFRFGLVKDPSDVSILPLSAPLCAHPTPATTNRYQPHTDGSSYPNRTHHVHSQPPHQGPIYGPRGAGLLSRQSVSEESGVSTSCSSNMVCPVFFDESLNEYLGPSPREVVKEQQGYDSHTCPLEVNESQYVNRQDPPEDLRSLPHKLRFKGPSCCSEGGEISPSSATRHNGPPVATVWPNIQVRNQQQAGLEGRIESQAPWPREEAYGGLGEQYQGPSSRHYNASSLQSSRHTKHSTEDVSLRSQISCLSQEVAQLKMLFSQQLLFKIA from the coding sequence ATGACGGGTCAGACTGTGGGAAGTGTTGCTCAGGAGCTGTCAGCGCCCTCGCCGCTGGCTGTAAAGGGGCCAGAGTCAAGGCCTCGAGGAAGGGCTGCATCCTTCACAGATGAGGCTGTTTCCATCCTCACCTCCAGGGGAGGCCAGCTGGCCCAAACCCTCCTGGGTCACACATTTCCCTTCAATCACAAAGAGAGCCTTGCCAAGACAGAAGCTAAAGAAGGCAGTAGCTGCGATGAAGACATCGCCAACGTTGCACGCCGCAAACGAGAGTTCATCCCTGATGATAGGAAAGATGACGGCTATTGGGACAAGAGGAAAAAAAACAACGAGGCAGCCAAACGGTCCAGAGAGAAGCGGCAAACCAATGACATGGTGCTGGAGAGGCGAGTGCTGGGCCTACTGGAGGAGAATGCCCATCTGAGGGCCGAGGTGTTGGCTCTGAAGTTTCGCTTTGGCCTGGTCAAGGACCCGTCTGATGTCTCAATTCTACCATTGTCTGCACCACTCTGTGCTCACCCAACACCCGCTACCACAAACCGCTACCAGCCTCACACAGATGGATCCTCATACCCCAACCGCACCCACCACGTCCATTCTCAGCCTCCACATCAGGGTCCCATCTATGGACCAAGGGGGGCCGGGCTTTTGTCACGTCAAAGTGTATCCGAGGAGTCGGGTGTATCCACCTCATGCAGCTCAAACATGGTCTGCCCCGTGTTTTTTGATGAATCTCTAAATGAGTATCTTGGGCCTTCTCCGAGGGaggtggtgaaggagcagcAAGGCTACGACTCCCACACCTGTCCCCTTGAGGTCAACGAGAGTCAGTATGTAAACAGACAAGACCCACCCGAGGATTTGAGGagcctcccgcacaagctccgctTCAAAGGGCCCTCTTGTTGCAGCGAAGGAGGGGAGATATCTCCATCTTCAGCTACCAGGCACAATGGACCCCCTGTAGCCACAGTGTGGCCAAACATCCAGGTGAGGAACCAGCAGCAGGCAGGACTGGAGGGTCGGATAGAGAGTCAGGCCCCTTGGCCCAGGGAGGAGGCCTATGGTGGTCTTGGGGAGCAGTATCAGGGTCCGTCCTCTCGTCATTATAACGCCTCCTCCCTTCAGAGCTCCAGGCACACCAAGCATTCAACAGAGGACGTCAGTCTCAGGTCTCAGATCAGCTGTTTGTCTCAGGAAGTGGCTCAGCTCAAGATGCTTTTCTCTCAGCAGCTGCTCTTCAAGATCGCTTAA